ttaaaatatatgataataatttaattatatgtgttaggataaaattgataaaatttataaaaatgggtttaaaattattgaactatttagatttaggatcaaattgataaaatgtgtgaacattgaggactaaatgtgttattatactagTTAGAAGAAAGATAACACCATCATTTCTATTAATCATTTAACAGAGAGTGGTCATATAAAAATGATCTAAAATATTAATAACGAAactgaaattttttataatttagtgatgaaaacaaataaaaaaattggtaaagatgaagaataaaaattaagaaGAGGAAGACGGAGATGGCCCCGCTGTGGGTGCTCGTATCGTCAGTCACAAAACAATCCATGTTATCATTTTCCATGAAGAATAAATCACCATTTCTTATTTAGAATTAGGCAAAACTAATCTTTCTAACAAAACGGTATTAACTAATTAGGAAACTGTAATTACCTTTTTATAAACAAAATTCAAAGCACAAGCATTGGAGGAATTGACCGCCACCCACTCACATTATTATTCAATCATGTTGTCACTTTCAAACTAACCTTTCTCCACATCAAATAATAATAGTTAAGCCAGGCTTATGGTCAAATTATGaatataaatcattctactatcATATTACAAATCATTCTacaaccataaaataatattgttattataaaATGGTGGTTAAAATTCCTGTCAGACATATATTTAGATATTTAGTATAAGTTCAAATCGTATTATCTCATATTCACttcaatattgtataaaaaaaagtacaaaataaTAAGCTTTTTGCTTTTTATCTTTAGTTTTGCTCAGTGGCGATGTTAATCTCTAGGCTGGCTATTGCCCAACTTTTTTCCTCTCCCATCAACcctttctttcttattttcatttactacacatgtcttttctcttttcagtttgcaaatctattttgtgggtatctttgTTATCTTTACAAGTTGTGACGGATAGATAATGGTGCTTATTGTTCACTAAAACTCCATCGGCCATCAATAGTTTTTCTTGAAAAATGGGTTGCTCTTTGTCAATTTCTTAATCTGTTTATGTTTCGagagtattttagaataataaatgatttcaagtGTCGATTTAGACccgtgttgtcttaagttttatatgttttttgtttgcttttccattgtttaataagtctttagttttaaaagtttttgtcAGCTCTTGTAGCATATTTTTTAGTCTTActtatgcatgtaatcttagttttataagtgattttagggatgattttatTGTCGTCCTTTCTAGTTTCATGAATACTTGATTCTTTTGTTGGTTTTTGCTCGCCGCTTTAGACCGTCCGGGGCTGATTTCCTTATCacattaagtgcttgcaatcactctaGATATGTTATGCTTAAGTTGTAATAAAGCCAattatcaatatgtcataatgttctattgatgttgagtttaaaatctTTATTGTATTGATGGAGCTTGTCATTCATTATCTACAACGAGTGTTTTCTCCAAATTATATGGTTTCATTCATTGAATGAACTAATAAATGtacctataaaaaaatatgaattaatcatattacaaatatttttctattaaatattgatttactcaatttttattaaaataatataaaatatgtaaagtAAAAAAGGGAGATATCCACTTATATTGGTATAAAACTAATATGATTTTACACCCTTTTATAAATTTTTCTATTATTGGGCTTTTAACAATCAAACcgtcatatttcatatttcattcatataaatcaTACATGCTAAATTtagagtaatttttttaaaatatttgttttatgtaaaaaggtTTAAactgttaaatataaaattatatagatAATATTGTAAATCAATATCATAGAGATATCGAAACTAtttgaaaatttacatgaatgataagtataaaatattttatttaaataatacaagAAAAAATCATTTACGAAAATAAAGTGggaaaatattatttatgaaaatgaagcATTTTCTACAATCACTCGTAGTATTTCATTGTATCAAACAACATCACCTgaaaaaatacccaaaattttgCATAATAATTTCAGCGGAAAGAAATCGTTTTTAAATGATGCGACTCAATAATCTGGATGCATCGAAAATTTtaaagcaattttttttttcctttttccatattttcaaaattttataccaTTAAAATACCAGTTTCTTAACAAAAACACTACAACAGCTCAAACCCTCTCTTCAACCGTTGGTTTAAAAGAAAAAGGTGGCACAGAAAGCATATATGAAGATCCGAAAAAGGAAACAGTAATCTTAATGCCCAAAAGCTCAACTAAATCTAATAATAGGTCGGGTAGGGCTGATGCAGAATTTTAGGTCCGCTTTCTAGGTTCAAATTGAATCTAAtccgaaaaatatatttaaaattttgtccaagctcgactcatattaaaaatgctaaacccAAACTTGACTTAACCCAATCTGActgtaataaatttttttatattattatttttatataaaaacaaattttaataaatataatacatgaagtacactaaaaatattaaaataaatgtttcctaacaaactgaaaatacaaaaaaaaaagaaagtatagACATGTGATTTTGGTCGAACCTGGGCCAAAAAACTGTACTTGAGGCCCGACTTGTTTAAAAAACGGGTCTTAATTTATGTCCAATCTCACtttttgagcctatatttttgtcAAAGCCCTCTCACTTTTTGAATGGACCTTCAAGCCTGGGCAGGTGATCCGACCCATGATCAAGTGTAATCTAAGCTAAGTTTTCagctttaacaaaaaaaaaaaagttgattagGTTTCAAAAGCTAAAGgctaattattttaaaagttgtgggattaaaataaaaaatcaagtttaTAGATACATCCATCTAGCAATTCTCACTTGTTCCCATAGGCAGATTGAGGGTGTGCAAAAAAGTAGTGTTGTCATATACAATGGCGACACAAGTATTCTATAGtataaaattccaaaaaaataaattattatatttcatGCCATAGAGTCCCTACACATGACCTTATGAGATGAAGACACATCAACCAATCTTCACACACTCTTACGAAAGACAATGGCTCACGAATAGCCAAAGTCATGAAGGCTAAGTTTGGGTATAAAGGAGATATAAGTAACGTGtatgtatttcattttcattcgtTACTACTTTGTGATGTTTTGAGCCCTTCGTCTCTTTAAAAGAATGTTTATTGAGTTAATTATTGAAGAGCAGGCAAAACATGAACTCGTGTGCCCCAATAGTTTACCTTATTCTTGCATACCTTCCTCTCCCAATCTACCCTTTTATCTTCCAAGTGTAGTAACATTGCTTTTAAATCATACGGAGAATAAAAGAAGATTTTGTtgatataaaacaaaagaaattccATTTTTCTAAAAGAAATAAATGTAGATATTGAAATCATTAATCTATAATGCCTGGACTCTTATTTTGCCTTTAGATTGATGGCAGAATATTAGCGTTACCACTAACATTAATTTATGTCCCTAAATAACTTTTGGTGGTGCTGGTGGTGGAGATCTGCATGAGATTTGCACCCATTAAGGTTAAATGtatagaaacaaaataaaatggtttaataCTGGGGAGTTAGTTGCTTCAGAATTAAATCCAAACTGTagccttctttctttctttttttccatttcatcaTGTTTTGCAAATCATTCCTATTTACGTGATTATATTATATGCAAATATTTCTCCATCTTTCTTTATCAATACCTACGTTGATTGTCTTTGACTAGAGCTTAGGTTatgagatttttttaatatataaaatgaaaaattaaattttataataaataaataaattaaattatttagtaaaataAGTCCAATAAtaaaagaagatgatgaaaaaaaGTCAATGTACAAAGTTTTTTTCGAAAAACAAATCAATTTTCATCCTAtctaaaatactttaaaaattatttaataaaataggtTGGACaacaaaaaagagagaaaaaccgATACAAATTTTCCTCTAAAATAGCTGAAAACAAAAAGTTTTTGGTGCCATCTAAAATATGACGTATTCTCtgttaatttaatctattttgctatataatttataacttaatttatttttcaataatttttttgtgaTGTACCTTGTGAGAGATTTTTTTCTCCTAAGTAACGTTTtagatccaaaaaaaaaagagtttaatttgatattttaactTCACAGTATTTCTTAAATTAGCAAAAACTTAACTTAATTTAGTGTATCaatttttaacacattttttttataatttgctGACTAAATTTATTTGGTCtaatttgatacctaaacttcacttttttttaaaaaaaattatgatccaaattttttggtccaatttgatacttaaatttaactattttttttccttatttgatacttaaactatttttttgtcaattttgatACCTAAAATTGTCAAATGTTATACAAATAAccctaaacactaacaatttagtTATCAATAAGCGAACAAAAATAGTTAATGTAAGACTAATATGTGGCCGACGATATGGAATTTAATgacaaaaataattacaataatttAGAGTTTTTCTTGTTTTGCTAAACAATATGTTCAAATTTTACTTTTCATTGTGATTGAATTTAAAATTGCTTTGACTGTTAATGGCAAAAGGAGTTGCATGCTTAAAGCATGGCCTAATCTTTACAAAGTCTTCAGTTCACAAAAATATCGTTATATAGGGGAAAATTCATGTTCAAAAGTTATGTTTTGGACATCACGCTTCagaaataaacattaaaaaagaaacaagtgttttaaaaactcaaaataaataaataaaatttttatgttaaattaaaaaataaaataaattaattcagcTAAATATGATTGAACATTTAAAACacactaaaaataaatatgatgtCATTTATCATGTATTGATCCTATAATGATTATTTTTGTTATCTCaaaaattaacattattaatatattcgAGTAATTTATATAATGATGGGTGAACTTGGATATCAAATTGGACCAAAAATATTTAGGAACCAAAATATGAAAAAGTGTTTTAAGTTCtcaaattgaactaaaaaaagaagaagcttaagatactaaattaaaaaatatatatatatatgccaagtttagatgaaaaatgttatattatgttaaatgcgtaaaaaataattaggaatatgacaaattcaaattttatatttttttattaaaacctaattaatttattcattgtaGATCATGGATGtatccaaaatttcaaattatgccAACTAAATTATATAATAGTTAATGCAGAATTAGAAATTCTAATCCTACCTGCGAGAGGTTAATCTAATGTTCATAAGTCGAAGCCTTTTCAGGGTTCCACAATTTAAGGTAAAGTCCAAAATTGATTAATAAGACTGAATCGTTCACGTTTTAAcagtgtatatttatatgtttcatCCCATCCCATCCCATCCCATCCCACACTACCCCCAAGGGACTCAAATCAATAGCAAGTGAGAAACCATATGTAACATCTGCTGCCCCCTCTAAACCCATGCTCGCTGTATGTTCACTTGAAAATAATGGCCGACAAAAAGCACCTTTTTCCAACAGCCGTGCTAGTTTTCAATTGCCAACCCCCACCCTCTTCGTAACATTCTACCTGTAAAGGTTCCAGCAATTTAAAAATCAACCTACTATAGTAATCGGTTCACCTACAGAATGAATCCCAAAGAGAAAGGAACATACCGAGTCTACGATATCTTCACCAGCTCTCAGACCTCCAATTACATATATTAATCCTTCAACAACAGCAGCAGCTGCATATCCCCTTGCCTGGTTAATTGGCTCTCCACTCATCCATGATCCCATACGTGGGTCATATATTTCAACACTTGGAACCATTTTAGTACCATCAAAACCACCAATAGCATATCTATCCAAGGAACATTCTTGTTAGGAAGATAGTGAAATCACTTCTACTCTGCTTTTACTGATAATTGAGGTCAATAACCCGGACAAGATTAAGTTATATCCACAACACGGCCATCGACTAAAGCAGTTCTAAAACTCACAACTGGAGCTAATAATATAATGACAACaaataaccaaaaaagaaaaagcttaCAGTTTTTCATCCAGAACCACCAGTGAATGGCAGCCCCTCTTCGTGCTCATACTTGGAATTTTAGTCCATGAATGCTCTCTGGGATCAAATCTTTCTGCAGACCTGACATGTTGGAAATTTAAGTCAACTGTCAATGATCGCGGCCAGGGTGAATGAACAACAAATTAGTTTGTTACCATACAGCGGGCTTCATGAATGAAGCATGCATGCATGTTTAAatataacaaacatatgcagAAAACCAAAAAGGAAAATGACCTCATAACTTACTTCAGGTAATCATTCCCATCATATCCACCAGTGGCATAAATTGCGCCATTAAGTTCCACAGCAGCAAGAGCAAATCGCTGCAAAACCAAGTCCAGgtaaattttaacattaataacttaaatataaatatttgatgCATGTTACAAAAGAGTTgcataattcaaattttaatgatGCTGAAAGCATCCATGATAGGacatatatgataaataaataaagacatAACAAGCATAAAATCCAAATAGAGGCAAAAACTCAAGAAAAGATGACTCCTCGCTTCTTTAAGTTACTTGAGTTTTAAACCAAATGTTAACCATATTACTCCTTTAAATGGGAGATAATAATAAGACATTAAGAGCATCCTTGTCctgaaattgaaaatttagtaGTTATTTGATATGCTTTCAGTTATTGCCTATTGGAAAGAAATCCTTCAAATAAATATCCGAGACCTCTCTCAACAGGGAAACTAGATAATCCATTTTCTCTACGCCAAGAAAATTAGAATACCAGATACTTTTACAATAACCAAAAGGAAATGTCAGGCACTACATTCACCTTTTGTAGCATTGAACGCGTGCTGATCCAACGTCCTAGAATTAAGTCAAGCATTTCAACGTCTGAAAAGCATTGAATCCCATTCCCACCACCAATGGCAAAGAGTTTGCCACCCAAGGCAGCTCCAGCTAAGTTTCCCTTTTGCTCCTTTAGGGAAGGGCAGGGTGTCCACTGATCACTTGATGGGTTGTATGATTCAACTTgacaaaaacataaaagaaacgtgagacttaaagaaaatttcctcaaaagaaaaaataagactTTAGGACAAGCTAATACCTGTATCATACCATGAATAACCATCACCACCACCAAAGACATAGAGCTCATCATTCAACTGTGCAGCTGAAGCATATGAACGCACAGAACTCATTGGCTGAACTGATTTTATCACATCGTCAGATGGGAAGTAAGAATCCAGTGTTGATAACCACAATTGGCCGTTGTATCCTCCCACTAAAAATATTGACTTAGTAGGATCCAATTGCAGCTCCTCAGCAGGTTCAATTTCCACTTCATTAACATGTTCTACAGAATGGCTGGACAAAGATTCCAACTTCCGGCAACGATCTTTTAGCTGTTGAATTTCCATTTCCGCTGCAATCTAAAAATCAAGATTATAAGTATTATCCACTGCATAGATTGGATTTAAACAAACAAACTCTGCATGCACAGTTTTCTGTTACTATTAGTCTATTGTAGATTCAGAGCACACATAATTTAGAAGGATGGAGAACCAAACATAAGGATAAAGGTCAAGAAAACTGCCATAAAGATCATAATTTTGGATCAATTTTACCATAATATTATTAACTGAAAGAAATGGAAAATCAGTGTTTCTATCAGTGGCAGTGAGATAAACAATCGTTTCACTGCAAATCTCTCATTTTGTCATTCATAGTATCAGATAAGAGTGACATTTTCTAGGTCATCAGCTTAATTAAGGATCTagacataatttttttatcagtTTCTCTAATATCACACTTTCTTCCATGTCCACACTCCAGAAAGGTCTTGTTGACTACTTGTAGAGTGTATATCTATGGCACACatccaatttaaaatgaataccTTATCTGCAACTACATGTATTCTATAATGTGCTTCGACATAATACAGTCAAGAAAAGTCTCAGTCCAATTGGATATAGATTCCAAGTGAAATTGTTCTGTTATTCTTAAATCCATCATTCTAGACTAGAGTATTATACATGATGTTATAGATAAACAACTAAAATAGCAGCAAAAACTAGAGTCAGAATATAATAAGCCcagaataatatttttaatgaaaaaggtGTTCTTTCAGTTGTTTAATATCATAATATCAATATTGCCAGATGAAAAGAGACAAAAAGTGATCTGGTGATATTCGCACCAGTTTTTGCTCCATTTGACTCATCTTCCCACATTGTTCTGCTTTAAATGTCCTTAGCTCTTCCATCTCTTGGATCAactagagaaaaagaaaaataaatgagatcagaacttttccttcttttttttcccaATGAAAGAAATAGACCAAATCTACCCCTTCCTGCTTCTCTATTAATATATTTGAATAATAGAGCTTCCCAGTCACCTTAGATATAATGGATTGACAACCAGATGATGAACAAGCACCATCTTCCTTCCTCTGCGACAAATCTGTTTGCTCCCTTAACAAAACCCCATCTTCAGTGTGTGCCTCTTTCATAACTGTGGAATCTTCCACATTATCCATCAAAGAAACATcttgatctttacgtttttgagccAGTTCTTTCAGTTTAATTAGTATAAGATCTTTCTCTCCTTGTCCTGTAGTCTTTGGCTCTACATTAGTTTCCAGTGAATCAAAAGGAGCACAGTCAGTAGACTCTGATTTACTACTCGACTGACTAAAATGCTCAACCTCTGAAGCTGAGAGCTTCCATTCATCATCTGCTACTTTTATGTCATCAAAGAAAACATCTGTTTCCCATTTTCCATTTGTATGATTAGTTTGCTCCATCTCAGGAGCAAGTGGTCTAAACCCTTCATCTTCCTTTTTTGTGCCAGATGAAGGAAGAGGCAGGAAAATATTTCTCCACTTTGCCGTATTTTGAGGCATATAAGTGCTTGGAGAAACTGCTAATGATGCCAATAAGGACATTAAGTTATTCGTTTGAACATGGTCTAGCTCAAACCAGAAATGATTGCGGCAGTAGTAATTGTCTGAAATAATAGGTCTAAACTGTTCTTCAAGCAATGGTTGGCACTGCATTCGAACACGAATCTGGACCTTAtttcagaaaaaagaaaaaaaaatatcagcaatagatgaaaaaataaagtaaataatagATTAAACAGAAAGGAACTTTATAGCAAAAATACTTGTGCAGGATATTGTGTTTTCTCTGAACCGTCAGTTGTCCATCCATATGGATTAATGTTCATCTGACCATGGCTAGCAGCCTCAAAGATTCCATGTAGTTTTCGCTCACTGTAGTTGAACAGAAATAATGGTAATCCTGGATCAATGTTCCTCACATACGAAAAATGTTGAGCAGGTAAGCCTGATAAAACAAAATCAACAATTACCACGGCACTCAGAAAGTTTCTTTGAAAGAATGAAacgaaaaaaaaaatccataaaaataatcTGAGTGAACTTTCCTAACCAAAAAGGAACTCATTCAATAGGATTGAGAAGAAAAAATATGGTAACTCAAAAACAAGTGCTGGAAAAAAGGCAGCTGAAATGAAAATGACATACCAAAAAGCTGTTTGAAAAGACACTCTTTGTAGGTGGTGTTCTTGCACCCGAATATGACACCACCAAGTTGATTCTTCCTTAGATTTCTGGTAGCCACAACACAGTTGGCCGCATTTGGAGTTGGAGGGGCATTTCCATTAACTATGAAATTTTGTTGTTTCCTGCCCGCCACCATTCTGTGATCCATATGTGAATTAGAGAAGGTCAATCCTATATGATCACAGATTACAAAATATGTTCATATCAAACCTATGAAAACAATATGAACTTGATTATATCCTAATCCTATCGTCACTAGTGCAAAACAGTAAGCAAAGTTCACGATATAACCGTATTCTATAAATGCTGAGATCAGTAAATTCCTACTGATTAAAAGGATTAGACAATATAATAAACAGAAAAACCTCAAATAAACAGCCAAAATGAACTCAAGTAACGGTTTCTAATCAACATACAgggaaaaaaatgtaaaacttcTCAATTTTGCTGTAAGAGAgaacaactaaattcattatgtAGTGTATTGTTTGAAATATAAGAAACACAAACACCTAAAAGGAAGCAGCCACAATGAATTCAAGAAACAACTTTC
This window of the Gossypium hirsutum isolate 1008001.06 chromosome A09, Gossypium_hirsutum_v2.1, whole genome shotgun sequence genome carries:
- the LOC107937080 gene encoding kelch-like protein 5 isoform X2 → MVAGRKQQNFIVNGNAPPTPNAANCVVATRNLRKNQLGGVIFGCKNTTYKECLFKQLFGLPAQHFSYVRNIDPGLPLFLFNYSERKLHGIFEAASHGQMNINPYGWTTDGSEKTQYPAQVQIRVRMQCQPLLEEQFRPIISDNYYCRNHFWFELDHVQTNNLMSLLASLAVSPSTYMPQNTAKWRNIFLPLPSSGTKKEDEGFRPLAPEMEQTNHTNGKWETDVFFDDIKVADDEWKLSASEVEHFSQSSSKSESTDCAPFDSLETNVEPKTTGQGEKDLILIKLKELAQKRKDQDVSLMDNVEDSTVMKEAHTEDGVLLREQTDLSQRKEDGACSSSGCQSIISKLIQEMEELRTFKAEQCGKMSQMEQKLIAAEMEIQQLKDRCRKLESLSSHSVEHVNEVEIEPAEELQLDPTKSIFLVGGYNGQLWLSTLDSYFPSDDVIKSVQPMSSVRSYASAAQLNDELYVFGGGDGYSWYDTVESYNPSSDQWTPCPSLKEQKGNLAGAALGGKLFAIGGGNGIQCFSDVEMLDLILGRWISTRSMLQKRFALAAVELNGAIYATGGYDGNDYLKSAERFDPREHSWTKIPSMSTKRGCHSLVVLDEKLYAIGGFDGTKMVPSVEIYDPRMGSWMSGEPINQARGYAAAAVVEGLIYVIGGLRAGEDIVDSVECYEEGGGWQLKTSTAVGKRCFLSAIIFK
- the LOC107937080 gene encoding kelch-like protein 5 isoform X1, coding for MDHRMVAGRKQQNFIVNGNAPPTPNAANCVVATRNLRKNQLGGVIFGCKNTTYKECLFKQLFGLPAQHFSYVRNIDPGLPLFLFNYSERKLHGIFEAASHGQMNINPYGWTTDGSEKTQYPAQVQIRVRMQCQPLLEEQFRPIISDNYYCRNHFWFELDHVQTNNLMSLLASLAVSPSTYMPQNTAKWRNIFLPLPSSGTKKEDEGFRPLAPEMEQTNHTNGKWETDVFFDDIKVADDEWKLSASEVEHFSQSSSKSESTDCAPFDSLETNVEPKTTGQGEKDLILIKLKELAQKRKDQDVSLMDNVEDSTVMKEAHTEDGVLLREQTDLSQRKEDGACSSSGCQSIISKLIQEMEELRTFKAEQCGKMSQMEQKLIAAEMEIQQLKDRCRKLESLSSHSVEHVNEVEIEPAEELQLDPTKSIFLVGGYNGQLWLSTLDSYFPSDDVIKSVQPMSSVRSYASAAQLNDELYVFGGGDGYSWYDTVESYNPSSDQWTPCPSLKEQKGNLAGAALGGKLFAIGGGNGIQCFSDVEMLDLILGRWISTRSMLQKRFALAAVELNGAIYATGGYDGNDYLKSAERFDPREHSWTKIPSMSTKRGCHSLVVLDEKLYAIGGFDGTKMVPSVEIYDPRMGSWMSGEPINQARGYAAAAVVEGLIYVIGGLRAGEDIVDSVECYEEGGGWQLKTSTAVGKRCFLSAIIFK